The region GGCAACTTCTTATGCTTTTGATAATGTTGATGTAAAACGATATCCACGTTATTATAATACGCCAAATCAAGAAATGTTATGTAAAAAAATTGCAGCATTAGAGCATACCGAAGATGCCTTAATTTTTACGTCTGGTATGGCAGCAATTTCGTCAGCCATGTTTGCTTTCTTGCAAAAAGGAGATCACGTAATTATTCAACAAGTAATTTATGGAGGCACGTATAATTTAATCGTTACAGAATTTGATAAATACGGAATAGAATATTCTTTTACAGAAAGCGATTCAGCAGATGATTTTACACCTTTGATTCAAGATAATACAAAGATTATTTATATTGAAACACCTTCCAACCCATTATTAGGAGTTACAGATATGAAAGCAATTGCTAAAATTGCAAAAGAAAATAATATTGTAACCATGATTGATAATACGTTTGCATCACCTATTAATCAAATGCCTGTTGAATTTGGTATTGATATTATTATACATTCTGCAACCAAATATATGGGCGGTCATTCTGATATTTCTGCAGGTGCAATTGCCGCCTCTAAAGAGCATATTGCATTGATTTGGAAAACGGCTATAAATTTAGGTGGTAATTTAAGCGATCAAACCGTTTGGTTATTAGAGCGGAGTTTAAAAACATTAAATCTACGGGTAAAAGAGCAAACAAAAAATGCTCAAATTATGGCGGAATATCTAGAACAAAACCCTAATATTGATACCGTTTATTATCCAGGATTAAAAAGTAATCCGCAGTATGAATTGGCTAAAAAACAAATGAAAGGTTTTGGTGCCATGCTCTCTTTTGAACTTCAAGAAGGAATTGATGCCATGCAATTTCAAAACTATTTACAATTGATAAAACCTTCTATGAGTTTAGCCGGTTTAGAGAGCACAACAGTAAGCCCTGCACAAACAACACATGCTTTATTAAGTGAAGTAGAGCGTTTAGAAAGAGGTATAAAAGACGGATTAATTCGTTTTTCTGTGGGTATTGAGGAAGCAGAAGATTTAATTGCAGATATTGAACAAGCCATAAATAAAGTAAAGAATTAAAGCTTTACTTTATTTATGGCTTGTTTTTAAAACTCCTTTTCAAATTATTTAAATCCTATAATACCGTAATAAATCGTTTGTCTTAGGCTTATTTATTATAAAAATACAGCAATGAAGATTGTGCTCATTTTTTGTAATCTCTAAGAATTAAAAAATACTTTAATTTATTGGTGTCATTGAGTTCTATCTAAATGTACATCAATAATAAAATCAAAAAAGGCTAGATTTTAAATAGTCATAAAAATCTAGCCTAAAAAGAATTACAAGTGTTCTAAATGATGATGTTCATCAATTAAGGGGCCGCCTTCCATAATTTGTTCAGAAGCTTCTGCTGTAAATTTCTCAAAGTTTAAATGGAAATAATGAGACAATTGAATTGCTTTGCTTATATATGCACCTTTTTGTAACCAAGTATTCATTGGGTCTAACATTTCAATCGGAACATTAGGGCAATATTTAGGCATATATAAGCCAAAAATTGGGTGTTGTTCATATTCAACATTATCTAAACTACCTTTTAAAATTTCGGTAATCATTGCTCTTGTATATTTTAATTTAATACGAGAACCAACACCATAAGGTCCGCCAGACCAACCTGTGTTCAGCAACCAAACATTTACACCAGCTTCCGTCATTTTTTTACTTAACATTTCTGCATATTTAGCTGGGTGTAAAGGCATAAAGGGTTCGCCAAAACAAGCTGAAAAAGAAGGAACAGGCTCGGTAATTCCAGCTTCAGTACCTGCAACTTTTGCAGTATAGCCAGAAATAAAGTGATACGCTGCTTGCCCTGGAGTTAATTTAGAAACAGGAGGCAAAACACCAAAAGCATCACATGTTAAAAAGAAAATATTTTTAGGGTTTCCTGCAAATGAAGGTTCCTTTATATTGTCGATATGGTATATTGGGTAGCTTACCCGCGTGTTTTGTGTAATCGAACTATCCATATAATCAACATCGCCATTTTTATCAAAAACAATATTTTCTAACAAAGCACCTGGTTTAATAGCTCTAAAAATATCGGGTTCTTTTTCTTCTGATAAATCAATTACTTTTGCATAACAACCACCTTCAAAGTTAAAAATATTGTTTTCTGCTGTCCAGCCATGTTCATCATCACCGATTAATTTTCTTTTAGGATCTGCAGATAAAGTAGTTTTTCCTGTTCCAGACAATCCGAAGAAAATGGCTGTATCACCATCTTCGCCAACGTTTGCAGAACAATGCATTGGTAAAACATTTCTTTCAACAGGTAAAATTAAGTTTAAAGCAGAAAAAATTCCTTTTTTTATTTCTCCTGTATACGCAGAACCCCCAATTAAAGCTATTTTTTTTGTAAAGTTAATGATTGAGAAATTTCCTTGACGAATTCCGTATGCTTCAGGATCATCGCAAATATATCCTGGAGCACATAAAACTAACCAATCTTCATCAAAAGCAACATGTTCATCTTCTGTGAGTCTTAAAAACATATTGTAAACAAACGAATTAGACCAAGGGTATTCTGTGATTGTTCTAATATCTGTTCTAAAAGTTGGGTCTGCACAAACATAACCATCTCTTACATATAATTCTCTATTAGATAAATAAGATAAAACATTTTGCTCTAATTTATCAAAGTTCTCTGAAGAAACTGGTTTATTTGTTTTGCCCCACCAAACTTTATCTGCTGTATATTTATCTTTTACAATAAAACGATCTTGTGGAGACCTACCTGTAAACGTACCCGTGTTAATAGCTAAAGTTCCATTTTTTGTCTCTTTACCCATTCCTTTTTCTATGGTTATCTTCTGCAGTTCTTCCGGAGATAAATTCCAGTTAACTGTTGAGTTTTTAATCCCATAGATTCCTAAATCTGATTTTTTTGGAATAATTGATTGCGTTTTCATAATAGATCTTTTAAATTAATATATTAAAATGGCCAAATAATTGGCACGAGAATTAAGGTTGTAATTAAAAACAGGATTAAAAGAGGCAATCCTACTTTAAAATAATCTAAAAATTTATAGTCGCCAGAACTCATTACCATAGCGTTTGTTGTGGTGCCTATTGGCGTTAAAAATGCTGTTGATGCACTAATTGCAATTGTAATTAGTAAGGGTTCTGGTGATATATTTAAAGTGCTTGCCGCTAATAATACAATCGGAGCCATTAAAACCGCAGTTGCCGAGTTATTTATAAATTGACTAAATGTTGTTGTTAATAAGAAAATTCCACCTAATAAAAGTGTAGGGTTATCGCTCCCTAAAACACTAATTAAAGAATTAGAAATCATTTCTGCTGCACCTGTTTTTTGAATAGCAAGTCCCATCGGTATCATAGCAGCAATCATAATTACACTTGTAAAACTGATACTTTTATATGCTTTAGAAAATGGCACACAACCTGAAAACAATACAATTCCTGCAGAAATTAATGCTGCAATTGAACCCGGAACAACTTTTAAAACTAACAGTACAATCATTAAAATCAAAGCTCCGAGTGCAATAAAAGATTTAGGGGTTAATTCGTCTACATCTTTTAACATTTCATCCGGTCTACCCACTATAACAACATGCTTGTGCTGCCCTTCTAGGTTTTCGATATTTTCCCAGGTACCTCTAATAATAAAACTATCTCCGGCTTCTACGGTTAAAACATCTTTTAAAAATGGTTTTTGATGTCTTGATGTTGCTAATAATTGAATTCCGTATCTTTTAAAATACTCGTGTAATTTTATTTCTCTTCCCACTAAAAAAGATTGTTGCGTTACAATAACTTCAGACATACCTACTTCTTGATTAATTAAATTATGTCTCAATTCAGTTTTTGCAGATTCTTTTGCCAATAAGCCCAACCTAAAAGTAATCATCAACTTGTTAATATCTTCTGTATGCCCTTTTACGGTAATAATATCATGATATCTAAGTTCTGTACTTTCCTCTGGTAACTCTATAAAAGGTTGCGTGCCTTTTAATCTATTTGGATGTCTTCTTTTTAAACGGATAATATTTACTTTATATTTTTTTTCTAAATCCCAATCAGATATTTTTGTATTTAACAACGGAGATATAGATCTAATTCTTAATCTATAATAATCATTATCTATTTTATATGCTGAAATCCATTCGTGCAAAGTAGCATCGATATTGATGGGTTTGTTATTTGTTTTATTTTCAGGAAGTAATTTAAAACCAATATATCTAAAATATAAAATAGCAATAATTAAAAGAGGCAAACCGATTAAACCAAACTCGAAGAAAGAAAATCCTTCAAAACCAGCTTCTATTAAAGCATTATTTGCAATGATATTGGGAGGTGTTCCTGTTAAGGTTAATAATCCACCAGTATTTGATCCAAAAGCGACAGGAATTAATATTTTAGAAGGCATGGTTCCAATACTCCAAGCAGAAGAAATTGTTGCGGGTAATAAAGTAGCAACGGTACCTGTATTGCTTACAAAACCAGAAAGTACTCCTGATCCTAAAGTTATAATTACTAGTAATTTAGGGATGCTTTTACCTGCTAATTCAATCAATTTTTTACCTGCTAAAGCCGTCCAGCCTGTTTGAGATAAGCCTTCTCCGATAATGAATAAAGCCGCAATCATAATCACCGTTGGATTGCTAAAACCGCTTAGGGTTTCTTTTAAATCTAGTACACCGCATAAAAATAAACTTAACATAGAAACCAATGCAACAACATCTGGAGAATATTTTCCCCAAACAAATAAAGCAATGGTAATAATTAAAATGGTAAACATTAAATACATCATAATTTTTTAAATTGGAATTTTAAAGTTTTAGTTCAATAGTTTTTACTAACGTAAATTTATAGGGAAACTGACCTGTATTTTATGACAAAGGTCATACTTGTAGCACAGATATCATTATTATGATTATAATAAAAATAAGCCTATTATTCATTTAAAAATGAAAACGAAAACGAAATAGAATTCTTACTTTCAAATATAATCTGTAAAAAAAGATTATTTTTGTTGCTAATATATTGAGGATTCTTCGGAAGAAAAGAAATTATTTGCTAAATCATAGCAAATTCTAATAAATTACATGCAGAAATTAAATTTTTAAACAAATTATGAAATTAGATATAGTAGCTTTTGGAGCACATCCGGATGATGTAGAATTGAGCTGTGGAGCAACAATTGCGAAAGAAATTTCTTTAGGAAAAAAAGTGGGAATTGTAGATTTAACTCGAGGCGAATTAGGTACTCGTGGTTCTGCTGATTTAAGAGATATAGAAGCTGCCAATGCTGCAAAAATATTAGGCGTTTCTGTTCGTGAAAATTTACGCTTTGCGGATGGATTTTTTACAAATGATAAAACGCATCAATTAGAAGTGATAAAGATGATTCGTAAATATCAACCAGAAATAGTCTTTTGTAATGCTATTGATGATAGGCATATTGATCATCCTAAAGGAAGTCAATTAGTTTCTGACGCTTGTTTTTTAAGCGGATTGGTGAAAATAGAAACGGAAGTTGACGGCAAGAAACAAGAAAAATGGAGGCCTAAACATGTATACCACTATATACAATGGAAAAACATAGAACCTCATTTTGTAGTTGATGTTACTGGTTTTATTGATAAAAAAACGGCATCTATTTTGGCGTATTCTTCTCAGTTTTACGATCCAAAAAGTAAAGAACCTGAAACGCCTATTACAAGTAAAAATTTTAAAGAAAGTATTAATTATAGAGGCAAGGAGCTAGGGAGACTAATTGGTGTTGCTCATGCAGAAGGTTTTACGTCAGAGCGTTATATAGCCGTAGAAAATTTAGATAAATTAATTTGATTATTTGTTGTTTTAAAAAAGAAAAAATATTTATATTTGCACCCGAAATTACATGGTGGTTGTAGCTCAGTTGGTTAGAGTATCGGTTTGTGGTACCGAGTGTCGCGGGTTCGAGTCCCGTCTTCCACCCAAAAAGTAAAGTCTTCTCATTTTTTTGAGAAGACTTTTTTTGTGTAACTAAATAAAGTTAACTAATTGATTATTAGTTATATAATTTATTTTAAATTATTTAAAGTTTCTACTACTTCATTTCTTTTTCTAACAGAAACAGGAATATTAGTTCTATCTTTTAAAATGAGGTAACCTCCATCAGATTTTATAAATTCTTTGATATATTTTATATTGATTAAATGACTTTGATGTACTCTTAAAAATTGATGTTCTTTTAACATATCGGCATAATATTTTAAGGTTTTAGAAACCAATATTTTCTGTTTGTTTTCTAGGTAGAAAGTTGTGTAATTATTATCTGACTTGCATCTTAAAATTTCTGAAATTTGAACTACTATAATTTTTTCTGAAGTATGCAAAGATATTTTTTGTGATATTCTATTCGGATTTTTGATAGAGTCTTGTAAAACAGCGATTTGTTCTTTGTTTGGTTGCATTTGTTCTTTTGCTTTTTTAATAGCATTCGCCAAATCTTCATTAGCGTAGGGTTTTAAAATATAATCAATCGCAGCAAATTTAAAAGCCTTAATGGCATACTCATCACTTGCAGTCACAAATATTATTTTTGATCTTAAATTGGGCACTATTTCTAGAATATCAAAACCAGTTCCATCGCCGAGCATAATATCTAAAAACAAAATATCTGGATGCCTTTTTTGTAATAATTTAGCCGCTGAAATTACACTATTGGCCTTTCCAATAATTTCAATTTCAGGATGATATTTCTCAACATCCTTACAAAGCATTTGTAAAGCTTCAGGAATATCGTCTACTACAATAGCTGTATATGTTTTCATATTACGTTATTTTTTCTAATTTAAAAACTGTTATTTCTGGCCTTACATTAAATCGTATTTGATGTAGGTTTCCTAAAGCTCTATTAATATAGAGTGTTCTGCCTTCTTTTAAAGTAATTTCTCCAGCAATATATTCTTTGTTTTTTACCGGTAAAATAGGCGGATTTAAAAAAGGAGGTTTTACTTGACCACCGTGTGTATGCCCTGCTAAAATCCAACCTTCATAGTTGTTCCAAACATCTAAATCACAAACATCTGGGTTGTGACATAAAACCACATTAGCATTTTTAGCATTGTGTTTGTTCATTATTTTTTTAGGATTAAAATTTAATCCCCAAAAATCATCCAAACCAATAATATGCAATCCATTGAAATTATATTGCTCATTTCCCAAAATTTTTATTCCCGCATTTTCTAGGATAGCAGTAATGGTATTTGCCACATTTTGTTCCGACCAATTATGACCATAATCATGATTTCCTAAAACCCCTGCAGTTCCTAATTTCCCTTTTACAGCATGTTTAAAAACTTCAGCTAATTTGGCAGCTTGAGCTTTGTCTCCATGATCAACAAAATCTCCGGTATATACTACAAAATCTGGATTGTATGCTTTTGCTTTTACAAAAGAGTCGATTATATATTGATAATTAAACCGATTACCAATATGAATATCACTAATTTGAAGGAGTGTTTTTCCAATTAAATTTTCAGGTAGATTTTTTATGGGCATTTTTTTATGAACAAATTCTAACCAAAAAGGTTCAATTTGCCAGGAATAGGTGCCGCCAATAAATCCTAACCCAAAAGTTGCGATAAGTGCTTTTTTAATAAATTTTCTTCTTTGCATTAATAATCTGTTTTTAACGGAATTTTGAACCAAATTTTAGTTCCTTTAATTACAGAATCTTCGATAATTTCATCAATAGAAAATGAATTTTTTGTTGTAATATTTTCTATTCTCTCTTTAAATACTTTTAAAGCTACCGAAATATGATTAGAATTTTCTTTTCTTTTTTTCGATTCCCGAATTCCTATGCCATTATCAAGGATTAAAAAATTTAAAAAATGATGTTTTACCTCAAACTTTATGATGATTTTTCCTAAAGTATTTTTTTGAAATGCATGCTGGATACAGTTTTCTATAAAAGGTTGTAGAAGCATAGTCGGAATTAAAATTTCATCTGCGTCAATATTATTTAAATTTGTTTCTATATCATAAGTAAATGATTTAGAACTCATTCGTTGCTCTAACTCAATATAATTTTTTAACAGCTTAATTTCTTCTTGTAAGGTAATTTCTTCTTTTCTAGAATTATTTAAAATACCTCTTAACAAAACTGAAAATTTTGAAATAGTCGTATTTAACTCTTCGGTTTTACCCGAATTACCGAGGGCTTTAATTCCGTTTAAAACATTAAATATAAAATGTGGATTCATTTGCAATTGCAACGCTTTTTGCTCTAAAGACAATACTCGATTTTTTACTTTTAATTTGTTTAGTTTTTCTTGATGATTCTTATGAATCTTTCTTAAATAGTAATCTAAAGAGAGATAACCAATCAATAATAAGGAAATTATACACGTAAAAATAAACCATGCTTTTTGATAAAAAGGAGCCTCTACTGTAAAAGAAAGAGATTTCATGTTACTCTTTTTATCTTCTATTTTAGATTGCACTTGAAATTGATATCTGCCGCTAGTTAAGTTCGGAAATTGAACGGTATTGTTTTTTGACCAAGGAGAAAAGCCATTCACCAATTGATAACGGTATTGTATTTTTTTAGGCTTTAATAGATTCACAGATTTAAAAGTGATCGCAATATTGTTATCAGAATTTAAGAATTTTATTTTTTTATTGAATAGTAAAGAATCTTTATATTGATGATTTACTGCCAAATGCTCAAAGTGAATTGTTGGTTTTTTTTCAAAGCTAGTGAATTGATTTGTTGTAATTATTTTAGACAATCCTTTATTTGTGGCAATCCAAGTAGTATTTAAATTATCTTTAAAAACGTTTGCTATAGAGTTGGTATTTAAAGAGTTGTACTTGTTTATTTTTTGTTTAAAAGAAAAGGAGGGAAGCACAAAAACTTCTATTCCGTCTGATTTTGAAGTTACCCAAATTTCATTTTTTAGTTTTTTTACTGCCGTTATATTTTCTAAAGTTGTAATTTTTTGTACTACAGACTTTCCATCAATGATATATAAACCATTTTGTAGACTTGCTGCAATCATTCTATCCTCAAATTTTTCTAAAGAAATGATATTTTCTTCTAAAACTTTATAAATGTTTTTAGGTTTTAGCAAATCATCTAATTTCCATAACCCATTGTTAGAAGCTATATAAAAGGAATTCTCATAAAAAATTAGATCATTAATTATAGAGAAATCTAATATAGAATTAATTTTAATAGGTTGCAGGGAGTTTTCTTTTAAAAGATAAATTCCCTCTGTGGTGCCAACAAAAATATTTATATGATTAGAAAATATTTTTAGGACTTTTTTAGATTCAAAAATTTGCTCTTTCGACTTGTTTTTAATGAATAATCCGTTTTCTAAACCAGCATAAATAATCTTGTTTTTAATGAAAATACTATTGGTTTTTAACTTGTTAATCTGAGAGAAATCATTTCCATCAAATTTTACCAAACCTGCATGAGTAGCCATCCATAAATAACCAATTTCATCTTGTGTTAGATCATAAATGATATTTGTGGGCAAACCATCATCCGTAGAAATATTTTTAATGCTTGTTTGTTGCGCATATATCTGAGCGCTAAAAAGTAGGATAAAAAAATAATTAATTTTCGTATTAAGAGACATAAAACAAACTTACTAATTAAAACGTCATGATACCATATTTTGTATAATGACGTTTAAAAAATTACCTTTCTACGGCTTATTTCATGGCATACAAACGCTTATTATTGGTGTCTGGTTGTATGTATCGTAGTTCTCCATAAGGCTTAATTAATGGTTTTAAAACTACTAAACCTGTCGATTTTCCTGTGATGATTAAGGTGCTGTTTTTCATTCTGTAGGTCCATCTAAATTTTTCAATAGGAATCTTTAATTGCTCCACTTTTGCATATAAAACTTCTTGTTGTTCTATAAAATCCATGAGTTCTTCTTGAGATTGGAAGGTTGGTACTTCATCATCTGAATTATGGTAATCTAATTCAAATTTTAATGGAATTAAAAATTGAGTGGTATATGCTTCGCCTACAAAACGTTCTTCTTCATTTTGAAGTGCTTCATACCAATTGATGTCTTTTTCTTCTGGATATTTATTGGCAATTTCTTTGGATAAATCTACTTTACCAGGAGAATTGGCAGTTGGATAAAATACATAATGAGGTTTTGCTAAATAGTGATTTGAAAATTCACCATTAAAAATTGAAAAATAAGGGGATGCCAACACATTTGGTAATTCATGAGCACAAAAAGCATCTCTAAAAGCACTCATTAATTCCTTATTCTCACCAATACCATTAGCATGAAAAATAATTTTTGTGTTTTCATTTACACTTTCCTGTAAAATAGGTAAAGTACCTTTGTTGATGTTTTCTCTTAAGGTTTCTGTGGTTACCTTTTCTCCATGAACAACGGTTTCTAAGGTCATGCCTTTAAAAGGATTGCTTTTATTTACAATATGAATTTCGCCATACGGATCTTTAGATCCATTTCTATTGAGCCAATTAATAATTTCTTCTACAGAATATTGATCTTCTACAATTTCGAATTTTTTCTCTTCAAAAAAGGCTCTTGCAGCATCATAATAGTGTTCATTTCCTTGGTCAAAACCAGTAATAAAAACCAAAGGCTTTCTGGTAATCACTTCTTCTTGTGTTTTAAAATCTATCGAATTTTCTAAGGCTAAAGAAGCTACTTTATCCTCTTTACTAGTTGCTGTGTCCTTACAATTTACAAAAAGACTGGATGTTAAAATTAGGGCGGTTGCAAATACTGCTTTTCTAAGTGTGGTTTTCATAATATTCATGTTTTTATTGTTATACACTGTAAATGTAAAACTGAATTGAAGCAATATTTTGGCTGTTCTAGAATTCGTATTTCATGAATTAGAATTCGTGCATTTTTAGTGCAATTCCTATTTTAACGGATTGATTTCAGCATTTAAAAGTTTAGTTGCATTTATGACTTGATTCCAGCATTTAATACTAATTCTGCCTTGAAATTACTATACAATAAAATGAAAACAAATCTAAAACAGAAAAATCCGCTTTAAAACGGATTTTTAAAATCGATATTCGTAAAAAAAATTACGTTAAATTAGTCTTTTATACGATTGTTTGTGTAGTTGTTGTATTGTCTGCTAAACCACATGAATGTGAAGTGCTTCTACAAGAAGAAAGACAAATAATGCCTAGAATACAAACTAGTATAAATAATAATTTTTTCATGCTATTTTTATTTAAAATTTAATTTTATAAATTTTTGATGAAATCTCCTGAATTTCTCTTCTCATTGATAACGTTAAATTTTATCATTTTATTTTGAATGCGAGTAATTAAGTTTTTAGTGATAGGAGAACCATCATTCCATTCCGTAATTTTTAACCAGTCTTGAATGTCTTCTAATTGTTGCTTGTATCTCTTTGCCAATGTTTTATCAATAGCATCAATTTTTTTAAAGTCTTCTGTTTCACTATTTATAATCGCTAAAACTTTTTTTATTTCATCAGAATTATTTTCTAAAACTTCATTTCTAACAGCAATTACAAAACAAGGCCAAGGAGTTGGACAATCATCAATCCTTCTAAAAGTACCATTATCTACAAACGGTTTTGTTGTAAAATGTTCCCACATAAAATAGTCTGCCTCCCCATTTGTAAGTGCATCAATTCCTCCTTGCAAATTGCCAATGACTTTAAATTTTAATGCATCAATATCCCACCCTTGATTGTGTGCGTTTACGATTGCCATTAAATGAGAGCCCGAACCAAATCTACTAATTGCAATCGTGGCATCCTCTAAATCTTCAATTTTTTTGAAAGTAGATGATGCGTTTACATGGATTCCCCAAATTAGAGGAGTTTTTACATACGTTTGTACAATTTTAGACGGATTTCCATCAGCAATATCTTTAATAATTCCCTCTGTTAAAACAATCGCGATATCAACAGAACCATTTCTTAACGCTTTGCACATTTGTCCGGTGCCCCCATGATAATCTTGCCAACGAAGATTGATATCGTGTTTATGATACTCTTTATTTTTAAGGGTAATGTACCAAGGATAGTTAAAATGTTCTGGAACACCACCCACTTTAAGGTTCGTCATTTATTCAACTAATTTTTGCAATGTATATTCAATTAAATCTATAACAATTTTACCAGGGTTCTCACTAAAAGTACCATTTGCTCTATTCGCAATAATTGCATTCATAGAAACAGCATTGTGCCCCAATAATTTACACAAGCCATAAATTGCAGAAGTTTCCATCTCTAGATTCGTAATTTTATTTCCATTAAAATTAAAACTATCAATTTTATGATTTAAATTCGGATCTTGAATTGCTAACCTTAAAACCCTACCTTGAGGGCCATAAAAACCACCTGCAGTAGCGGTAATTCCTTGATATACTTTTTTTGATGCCATCTTATTTGCTAATGTATCACCATTAGAAATTACTATAGGATAACTTTTTTTAGAACTCCAATTGGTATGTTTTACAAAAGCAGCTTCAATTTCAGGATTAGAAATTTCATCTATTTGATAAGAATGAAGCAATCCATTTAAATCTAAACCATGAGAACTTAACAGAAAAGAATTAATAGGAATTTCTTTTTGGAGAGAGCCAGAGGTTCCGATTCGTATAATATTTAAGGAGGTATGATTTTTCTTGATTTCTCTAGTTTCTAAATTAATATTCACCAAAGCATCTAATTCATTTACAACAATGTCTATATTATCAGGACCAATACCCGTAGAAATTACCGTTAATCTTTTTCCTTTATAGTGGCCTGTAGCTGTTTTAAACTCTCTTTTTTGAGTTGTAAATTCAATAGAATCAAAATATTGTGTAATTTTATCCACACGATCTTGATCTCCTACAAAAATAATAGTCGAAGCAATATGCGCTGGTTTTATATTTAAATGATAAACACTTTCATCAGGATTTAATATTAATTCAGATTGTTTTATCGGCATTTATGAAGTAATTTGTAAAAGTTTTTTGGATTCGTTTTGGTATAAGAAACTATATTTTTTTGAGCCTCCTAGATAAGAAATATCATTTCTTATTTGTCCATAAAAATTAAGCTGATTTTCTAAAACTTCTTTTCCTTTTTGCGAAAGCTTTACCGGATTAAAGGAAGAAAAAAGTTTACCTAAATCATTGATGCTATGCTCATATTGAATATCACCAAAACCAAAAACGTTTTTTTGTTTTGTTAAAATAGAAATGAATTGTTTTTTTGAAGTAATTTTTTGATTATCTGCAGTTTTTAAAATAGTGTTTTCAATAGTATTCAGTCCGTTTTTGATAGATGGAAACCGTTGTAAGTGAGCCTCTATTGCCGATGCTAAATATTGAAAAGGTGACATCGGATTAAATTTATAAACCGTTTCTAAGCGCAAAGGAGAATCAGAACAATATAATTGCCAAATATAATCTGCATATGCAATGTCATCTTTTGTAAGCTCAATTCTATTTTTAAAATGACTTTGTATTTGTTTTTCATTCAGTTCAGATAAACCAAACATTTTTTTTGAATTTCCAACTTTTCCGCTGCAAACTAAAGAAATATGATATCCTTCTCGGTAGCGTTTTAGCCAACTAATTATGGCTAGCATGTTTATTTGACAAAACAAGTCATACTCAAACCACAAAACAATTTCTTTTGGATTCTTTTTCTTACAAAGGCTTCTATATTCTTTTAAAGTATAATCTATAAATTTTTGTTTACTAACTTTATAAGTAGTTTTAAAAAAATCGAACCTATTTCTCCAAAAATCTTCACT is a window of Polaribacter litorisediminis DNA encoding:
- the pckA gene encoding phosphoenolpyruvate carboxykinase (ATP) translates to MKTQSIIPKKSDLGIYGIKNSTVNWNLSPEELQKITIEKGMGKETKNGTLAINTGTFTGRSPQDRFIVKDKYTADKVWWGKTNKPVSSENFDKLEQNVLSYLSNRELYVRDGYVCADPTFRTDIRTITEYPWSNSFVYNMFLRLTEDEHVAFDEDWLVLCAPGYICDDPEAYGIRQGNFSIINFTKKIALIGGSAYTGEIKKGIFSALNLILPVERNVLPMHCSANVGEDGDTAIFFGLSGTGKTTLSADPKRKLIGDDEHGWTAENNIFNFEGGCYAKVIDLSEEKEPDIFRAIKPGALLENIVFDKNGDVDYMDSSITQNTRVSYPIYHIDNIKEPSFAGNPKNIFFLTCDAFGVLPPVSKLTPGQAAYHFISGYTAKVAGTEAGITEPVPSFSACFGEPFMPLHPAKYAEMLSKKMTEAGVNVWLLNTGWSGGPYGVGSRIKLKYTRAMITEILKGSLDNVEYEQHPIFGLYMPKYCPNVPIEMLDPMNTWLQKGAYISKAIQLSHYFHLNFEKFTAEASEQIMEGGPLIDEHHHLEHL
- a CDS encoding LytR/AlgR family response regulator transcription factor — protein: MKTYTAIVVDDIPEALQMLCKDVEKYHPEIEIIGKANSVISAAKLLQKRHPDILFLDIMLGDGTGFDILEIVPNLRSKIIFVTASDEYAIKAFKFAAIDYILKPYANEDLANAIKKAKEQMQPNKEQIAVLQDSIKNPNRISQKISLHTSEKIIVVQISEILRCKSDNNYTTFYLENKQKILVSKTLKYYADMLKEHQFLRVHQSHLINIKYIKEFIKSDGGYLILKDRTNIPVSVRKRNEVVETLNNLK
- a CDS encoding trans-sulfuration enzyme family protein; translated protein: MKDSKKLGINTTCVHTGEVKDEQFKGAISPIYMATSYAFDNVDVKRYPRYYNTPNQEMLCKKIAALEHTEDALIFTSGMAAISSAMFAFLQKGDHVIIQQVIYGGTYNLIVTEFDKYGIEYSFTESDSADDFTPLIQDNTKIIYIETPSNPLLGVTDMKAIAKIAKENNIVTMIDNTFASPINQMPVEFGIDIIIHSATKYMGGHSDISAGAIAASKEHIALIWKTAINLGGNLSDQTVWLLERSLKTLNLRVKEQTKNAQIMAEYLEQNPNIDTVYYPGLKSNPQYELAKKQMKGFGAMLSFELQEGIDAMQFQNYLQLIKPSMSLAGLESTTVSPAQTTHALLSEVERLERGIKDGLIRFSVGIEEAEDLIADIEQAINKVKN
- a CDS encoding SLC13 family permease; amino-acid sequence: MMYLMFTILIITIALFVWGKYSPDVVALVSMLSLFLCGVLDLKETLSGFSNPTVIMIAALFIIGEGLSQTGWTALAGKKLIELAGKSIPKLLVIITLGSGVLSGFVSNTGTVATLLPATISSAWSIGTMPSKILIPVAFGSNTGGLLTLTGTPPNIIANNALIEAGFEGFSFFEFGLIGLPLLIIAILYFRYIGFKLLPENKTNNKPINIDATLHEWISAYKIDNDYYRLRIRSISPLLNTKISDWDLEKKYKVNIIRLKRRHPNRLKGTQPFIELPEESTELRYHDIITVKGHTEDINKLMITFRLGLLAKESAKTELRHNLINQEVGMSEVIVTQQSFLVGREIKLHEYFKRYGIQLLATSRHQKPFLKDVLTVEAGDSFIIRGTWENIENLEGQHKHVVIVGRPDEMLKDVDELTPKSFIALGALILMIVLLVLKVVPGSIAALISAGIVLFSGCVPFSKAYKSISFTSVIMIAAMIPMGLAIQKTGAAEMISNSLISVLGSDNPTLLLGGIFLLTTTFSQFINNSATAVLMAPIVLLAASTLNISPEPLLITIAISASTAFLTPIGTTTNAMVMSSGDYKFLDYFKVGLPLLILFLITTLILVPIIWPF
- the bshB1 gene encoding bacillithiol biosynthesis deacetylase BshB1, coding for MKLDIVAFGAHPDDVELSCGATIAKEISLGKKVGIVDLTRGELGTRGSADLRDIEAANAAKILGVSVRENLRFADGFFTNDKTHQLEVIKMIRKYQPEIVFCNAIDDRHIDHPKGSQLVSDACFLSGLVKIETEVDGKKQEKWRPKHVYHYIQWKNIEPHFVVDVTGFIDKKTASILAYSSQFYDPKSKEPETPITSKNFKESINYRGKELGRLIGVAHAEGFTSERYIAVENLDKLI